One window from the genome of Micromonospora aurantiaca ATCC 27029 encodes:
- a CDS encoding membrane protein, whose translation MDDEPELRTRDWLPRTAALILGTLALASAFIAAYVGALHKPDPRDVPVAVVTSDQQAQAVMSAVRARTDTIKPVGYGSRDAASDGLTDRSVYAVLSSAPDGGLTLATASAGAPAATELVTDVFTEAARQAGVPLEVTDDVPVSADDPRGLVPFYLAVGVVLGGYLASTALGISLGTSPRDLRRAGLRIATLAVHAILLGVIGAILVGPVLGVFPDQVATVAVVGALAAFAAGMVAAAVQGWLGLLGTGIVILLLVVLGNPGSGGIYAPEFLPPFLRGMHRWNVPGLATDLFKSAIYFDWRGGGWALTGLLVWVVAGLAGLLTATVFRARRRPKAGRHAVERG comes from the coding sequence GTGGACGACGAGCCGGAGCTGCGTACCCGGGACTGGCTGCCCCGCACGGCGGCGCTGATCCTCGGCACCCTGGCGCTGGCCAGCGCGTTCATCGCCGCCTACGTCGGCGCGCTGCACAAGCCGGACCCCCGCGACGTGCCGGTCGCCGTCGTCACGAGCGACCAGCAGGCCCAGGCCGTGATGTCCGCCGTCCGCGCCCGCACGGACACGATCAAACCCGTCGGGTACGGCAGCCGCGACGCCGCTTCCGACGGTCTCACCGACAGATCGGTGTACGCGGTGCTCAGCTCCGCCCCCGACGGCGGCCTGACGCTCGCCACCGCCAGCGCGGGAGCGCCCGCCGCCACCGAACTCGTCACCGACGTGTTCACCGAGGCGGCCCGGCAGGCCGGGGTGCCACTGGAGGTCACCGACGACGTGCCGGTCTCCGCCGACGACCCGCGCGGCCTGGTCCCGTTCTACCTGGCCGTCGGCGTGGTGCTCGGCGGCTACCTGGCGTCCACGGCGCTCGGCATCTCGCTCGGCACCAGCCCGCGCGACCTGCGCCGGGCCGGGCTGCGGATCGCCACGCTCGCGGTGCACGCGATCCTGCTCGGCGTCATCGGGGCGATCCTGGTCGGGCCGGTGCTCGGCGTGTTCCCCGATCAGGTGGCGACGGTGGCGGTGGTCGGCGCGCTCGCCGCGTTCGCGGCCGGGATGGTCGCCGCCGCCGTCCAGGGCTGGCTCGGGCTGCTCGGCACCGGCATCGTGATCCTGCTGCTCGTCGTGCTCGGCAACCCCGGTTCCGGCGGCATCTACGCGCCCGAGTTCCTGCCGCCGTTCCTGCGCGGGATGCACCGCTGGAACGTTCCGGGCCTCGCCACCGACCTGTTCAAGTCGGCCATCTACTTCGACTGGCGCGGCGGCGGCTGGGCACTGACCGGGCTGCTGGTCTGGGTGGTCGCCGGCCTGGCCGGCCTGCTCACCGCGACCGTGTTCCGGGCACGCCGCCGGCCGAAGGCGGGACGGCACGCCGTCGAGCGGGGCTGA
- the mfd gene encoding transcription-repair coupling factor, whose product MLTGLFSAALADPGLARARDLARSGAAQVDGLDLTAPAALRPFAVAAVAADEPAGGAGRPVLAVTATTREADDLASALGSLLPPEQVAVFPSWETLPHERLSPRSDTVGRRLAVLRRLAHPDAADAHGRTGPLRVVVAPVRSLLQPQLKGLGDLEPVQLAAGDEADLEEVARRLTDMAYARVDLVTKRGEFAVRGGILDVFPPTDEHPSRVEFWGDEVEEIRTFAVADQRTIEGVAQMWAPPCRELLLTPAVRERAAALAAEHPELAEILDKLAEGIPVEGMESLAPALIGADALELLVDCMPAGTHVLLCDPERIRTRAHDLVRTSEEFLQASWAAAAVGGQAPVDLGAAAFKTLAEVRTAARALRQPWWTLAPFGLVEADAAPARQPWEDEPAAVDVTPDDAIAVSLAAQPAPLYHGETARVVDDLKRWAGEGWSIALVFEGHGPAQRAVEVLRDAGLGARLTEEVPAAPAPGELLVSCGCLTAGFVDEASKFVLLTGNDVTGGRGTSTRDMRKMPSRRRNTIDPLELKAGDFVVHEQHGIGRYVELVQRTVNGASREYLVIEYAPSKRGQPGDRLFVPTDQLDQLSRYVGGEQPTLHKMGGSDWQKSKARARKAVREIAAQLIQLYAARKASKGHNFGPDTPWQRELEDAFPWQETPDQLAAIEEVKRDMEQTVPMDRLICGDVGYGKTEIAVRAAFKAVQDGKQVAVLVPTTLLVQQHYNTFAERMSQFPVSIRQLSRFQTPKESEQTLEMVAAGTVDIVIGTHRLLQAATRFKSLGLVIIDEEQRFGVEHKEHLKTLRASVDVLAMSATPIPRTLEMAITGIREMSTIATPPEERHPVLTFVGAYDDRQVAASIHRELLRDGQVFYLHNRVESIEKTARRLRELVPEARVAVAHGQMGEEALEKVMVGFWEKEFDVLVCTTIVESGIDIPNANTLIVERADLLGLAQLHQIRGRVGRGRERAYAYFLYPPEKPLTENAHERLATIAQHTELGAGMYVAMKDLEIRGAGNLLGGEQSGHIEGVGFDLYVRMVGEAVSAFKGEQQEEEAEVKVDLPIDAHLPHDYVAVERLRLEMYRKLAEARDSERLREVVAEMTDRYGEPPAPVQNLVAVARFRLLARRYGLTDVSMQGKHIRFGPLPLPDSKQMRLKRYHPDSVYKQALDQVSVPRPSTRRIGGEPLRDQALLEWCGQLLADVLGKPEELAGVASPAVASGR is encoded by the coding sequence ATGCTCACCGGACTCTTCTCCGCCGCCCTGGCCGACCCGGGGCTGGCCCGGGCGCGTGACCTGGCGCGCTCCGGTGCCGCGCAGGTCGACGGGCTCGACCTCACCGCCCCGGCCGCGCTGCGCCCGTTCGCGGTGGCAGCGGTCGCCGCCGACGAGCCGGCCGGAGGCGCGGGCCGCCCGGTGCTCGCGGTCACCGCCACCACCCGCGAGGCCGACGACCTGGCCTCCGCGCTGGGCAGCCTGCTGCCGCCGGAGCAGGTGGCGGTCTTCCCGTCCTGGGAGACGCTGCCGCACGAGCGCCTGTCGCCCCGATCCGACACGGTCGGGCGGCGCCTCGCCGTGCTGCGCCGGCTGGCCCACCCGGACGCCGCCGACGCGCACGGCCGCACCGGGCCGCTGCGGGTCGTCGTCGCGCCGGTGCGCTCGCTGCTCCAGCCGCAGCTCAAGGGCCTCGGCGACCTGGAGCCGGTGCAGCTCGCCGCCGGGGACGAGGCCGACCTGGAGGAGGTCGCCCGCCGGCTCACCGACATGGCGTACGCCCGGGTCGACCTGGTCACCAAGCGCGGCGAGTTCGCCGTACGCGGCGGCATCCTGGACGTCTTCCCGCCCACCGACGAGCACCCGTCCCGGGTCGAGTTCTGGGGCGACGAGGTGGAGGAGATCCGCACCTTCGCGGTGGCCGACCAGCGCACCATCGAGGGCGTGGCGCAGATGTGGGCGCCGCCGTGCCGGGAACTGCTGCTGACCCCGGCGGTGCGGGAGCGGGCCGCCGCGCTCGCCGCCGAGCACCCCGAGCTGGCCGAGATCCTGGACAAGCTGGCCGAGGGCATCCCGGTCGAGGGCATGGAGTCGCTCGCTCCGGCCCTGATCGGCGCCGACGCGCTGGAACTGCTCGTCGACTGCATGCCGGCCGGCACCCACGTACTCCTCTGCGACCCCGAGCGCATCCGCACCCGCGCACACGACCTGGTCCGTACCTCGGAGGAGTTCCTCCAGGCCAGCTGGGCCGCGGCCGCCGTCGGCGGCCAGGCCCCGGTCGACCTCGGCGCCGCCGCCTTCAAGACCCTGGCCGAGGTACGCACGGCAGCCCGCGCCCTGCGCCAGCCCTGGTGGACGCTCGCGCCGTTCGGCCTGGTCGAGGCGGACGCGGCGCCGGCCCGGCAGCCCTGGGAGGACGAGCCGGCCGCTGTCGACGTCACCCCCGACGACGCCATCGCGGTGAGCCTGGCCGCCCAGCCGGCCCCGCTCTACCACGGCGAGACCGCCCGGGTGGTCGACGACCTGAAGCGCTGGGCCGGTGAGGGCTGGTCGATCGCGCTCGTGTTCGAGGGGCACGGCCCCGCCCAGCGGGCCGTCGAGGTGCTCCGCGACGCCGGTCTCGGCGCCCGGCTCACCGAGGAGGTGCCCGCCGCACCGGCACCGGGCGAACTGCTCGTGTCCTGCGGCTGCCTGACCGCCGGCTTCGTCGACGAGGCGTCGAAGTTCGTGCTGCTCACCGGCAACGACGTCACCGGTGGCCGGGGCACCTCCACCCGCGACATGCGCAAGATGCCCAGCCGGCGGCGCAACACCATCGATCCGCTGGAGCTGAAGGCCGGCGACTTCGTGGTGCACGAGCAGCACGGCATCGGCCGGTACGTCGAGCTGGTGCAGCGCACGGTGAACGGCGCCAGCCGCGAATACCTGGTCATCGAGTACGCGCCGAGCAAGCGCGGCCAGCCCGGCGACCGCCTCTTCGTCCCCACCGACCAGCTCGACCAGCTCTCCCGCTACGTCGGCGGTGAGCAGCCCACGCTGCACAAGATGGGCGGCTCGGACTGGCAGAAGTCCAAGGCGCGGGCCCGCAAGGCGGTCCGCGAGATCGCCGCGCAGCTCATCCAGCTCTACGCCGCGCGCAAGGCGTCGAAGGGGCACAACTTCGGTCCCGACACCCCGTGGCAGCGTGAGCTGGAGGACGCCTTTCCCTGGCAGGAGACGCCCGACCAGCTGGCCGCCATCGAGGAGGTCAAGCGGGACATGGAACAGACCGTCCCGATGGACCGGCTGATCTGCGGCGACGTCGGCTACGGCAAGACCGAGATCGCGGTACGGGCGGCGTTCAAGGCGGTGCAGGACGGCAAGCAGGTGGCCGTGCTGGTGCCGACCACGCTGCTGGTGCAGCAGCACTACAACACGTTCGCCGAGCGGATGAGCCAGTTCCCGGTGTCGATCCGGCAGCTGTCCCGGTTCCAGACGCCGAAGGAGTCCGAGCAGACGCTGGAGATGGTCGCCGCCGGCACCGTCGACATCGTCATCGGCACCCACCGGCTGCTCCAGGCGGCCACCCGGTTCAAGTCTCTGGGGCTGGTCATCATCGACGAGGAGCAGCGGTTCGGCGTCGAGCACAAGGAGCACCTGAAGACGCTCCGCGCCTCGGTCGACGTGCTCGCCATGTCGGCCACCCCGATCCCGCGCACGCTGGAGATGGCGATCACCGGCATCCGGGAGATGTCCACAATCGCCACCCCGCCGGAGGAGCGGCACCCGGTGCTCACGTTCGTCGGGGCGTACGACGACCGTCAGGTGGCCGCCTCCATCCACCGTGAGCTGCTGCGCGACGGTCAGGTCTTCTACCTGCACAACCGGGTCGAGTCGATCGAGAAGACGGCCCGCAGGCTGCGGGAACTGGTCCCGGAGGCCCGGGTCGCGGTGGCGCACGGCCAGATGGGCGAGGAGGCGCTGGAGAAGGTGATGGTCGGCTTCTGGGAGAAGGAGTTCGACGTCCTCGTCTGCACCACGATCGTCGAATCAGGCATCGACATCCCGAACGCCAACACCCTCATCGTCGAGCGCGCCGACCTGCTCGGCCTGGCCCAGCTGCACCAGATCCGCGGCCGGGTCGGCCGTGGCCGGGAACGGGCGTACGCGTACTTCCTCTACCCGCCGGAGAAGCCGCTCACCGAGAACGCGCACGAGCGGCTGGCGACCATCGCCCAGCACACCGAACTCGGCGCCGGCATGTACGTGGCGATGAAGGACCTGGAGATCCGCGGCGCCGGCAACCTGCTCGGCGGCGAGCAGTCCGGCCACATCGAGGGCGTCGGCTTCGACCTGTACGTCCGGATGGTCGGCGAGGCCGTGTCCGCCTTCAAGGGCGAGCAGCAGGAGGAGGAGGCGGAGGTCAAGGTCGACCTGCCGATCGACGCGCACCTGCCGCACGACTACGTGGCGGTGGAGCGGCTGCGCCTGGAGATGTACCGCAAGCTCGCCGAGGCCCGCGACTCCGAGCGTCTGCGCGAGGTGGTCGCCGAGATGACCGACCGGTACGGCGAGCCGCCCGCGCCGGTGCAGAACCTGGTCGCGGTGGCGCGGTTCCGGCTGCTCGCCCGCCGCTACGGGCTGACCGACGTGTCGATGCAGGGCAAGCACATCCGGTTCGGCCCGCTGCCGCTGCCCGACTCGAAGCAGATGCGGCTCAAGCGCTACCACCCGGACTCGGTCTACAAGCAGGCGCTCGACCAGGTCAGCGTGCCCCGGCCGAGCACCCGGCGGATCGGCGGCGAGCCGCTGCGCGACCAGGCGCTGCTGGAGTGGTGCGGGCAGCTCCTGGCCGACGTCCTCGGCAAGCCCGAGGAGCTGGCCGGTGTTGCCAGCCCCGCAGTGGCGAGCGGACGATGA
- a CDS encoding cyclase family protein, with the protein MVEYRTVFDAEVVFSNGGGLRTDGFRLDVPHPDVTDDEVAALLVRHLGLLMVGEVRITNRTVVEEPHKGGRGVAAPAGGGRRVVELSHVITDGLVTLPGWPAPAISEWLTREASRSRYAPGVEFQVGRIDMIANTGTYVDTPSHRFADGPDLTGVPLDRLADLPGLVVRVPAGTRAVDRLMLAPYDVAGCAVLLHTGWDAHFGTDAYAAPDAPYLTGDGAQWLAESGAALVGIDSINIDDMTAAAAGQRPAHTGLLAAGVPIVEHLTGLDALPPTGFRFTAAPPRVAGMGTFPVRAFAVVDA; encoded by the coding sequence ATGGTCGAGTATCGGACGGTCTTCGACGCCGAGGTGGTTTTCTCCAACGGTGGCGGTCTGCGCACCGACGGGTTCCGGCTGGACGTGCCGCACCCCGACGTCACCGACGACGAGGTGGCCGCGCTGCTGGTCCGGCACCTGGGGCTGCTCATGGTCGGCGAGGTACGGATCACGAACCGGACCGTCGTCGAGGAGCCGCACAAGGGCGGGCGCGGGGTGGCCGCCCCGGCCGGCGGCGGTCGGCGTGTCGTCGAGCTGAGTCACGTGATCACCGACGGCCTGGTCACGCTGCCCGGCTGGCCCGCACCGGCGATCAGCGAGTGGCTGACCCGGGAGGCGTCCCGGAGCCGGTACGCGCCCGGTGTCGAGTTCCAGGTCGGGCGGATCGACATGATCGCCAACACCGGCACGTACGTGGACACGCCGTCGCACCGCTTCGCCGACGGCCCGGACCTGACCGGGGTGCCGCTGGACCGCCTCGCCGACCTGCCCGGCCTGGTGGTACGCGTGCCGGCCGGTACGCGGGCGGTGGACCGGCTGATGCTCGCCCCGTACGACGTGGCCGGGTGCGCGGTGCTGTTGCACACCGGCTGGGACGCGCACTTCGGCACCGACGCGTACGCCGCACCGGACGCGCCCTACCTGACCGGTGACGGCGCCCAGTGGCTGGCCGAGTCGGGCGCGGCGCTCGTCGGCATCGACTCGATCAACATCGACGACATGACGGCGGCGGCAGCAGGTCAGCGCCCGGCGCACACCGGTCTGCTGGCCGCCGGGGTGCCGATCGTGGAGCACCTGACCGGTCTGGACGCGCTGCCGCCGACCGGCTTCCGGTTCACCGCCGCTCCGCCGCGGGTCGCCGGCATGGGCACGTTCCCGGTGCGCGCCTTCGCCGTCGTCGACGCCTGA
- a CDS encoding nucleoside triphosphate pyrophosphohydrolase, which produces MTARIVLLVTSPRLPAGLLTSAAWDAVRSAPVLAGAESELTRAVRMAGADVSVVTEGATQALLDAAAAHGGAVWLAGPAGDETLARELGLRLAREPGLAELELMYGSWDPPGARLLDAVEVMDRLASPGGDPWKRAQTHRSLAGFLLEECYEAYDAISADDTDALREELGDVLLQVLLHARLAENLPEGKSWTVDDVAGTLVDKMVRRNPHVFSGEPAGSIEEIEANWERIKRTEKTRDSVLDGIALSQPALSLAAKILDRAGRVGLAVPPPLAESQVDPEARLGASLLATVAAARQAGIDPEAALRRATLAYAEAIRAAERPTPTNPA; this is translated from the coding sequence ATGACCGCGCGGATCGTCCTGCTCGTCACCTCACCCCGGCTGCCCGCCGGCCTGCTGACTTCGGCCGCCTGGGACGCCGTACGCTCCGCCCCGGTCCTCGCCGGTGCGGAGAGCGAGCTGACCCGTGCGGTCCGAATGGCCGGCGCCGACGTGAGCGTGGTGACCGAGGGTGCGACCCAGGCGCTGCTCGACGCCGCCGCCGCGCACGGCGGGGCGGTGTGGCTGGCCGGTCCGGCCGGCGACGAGACGCTGGCCCGTGAGCTGGGGCTGCGGCTGGCCCGCGAGCCCGGCCTGGCCGAACTGGAGCTGATGTACGGCTCGTGGGATCCGCCCGGCGCCCGGCTGCTCGACGCGGTCGAGGTGATGGACCGGCTGGCCTCCCCGGGCGGCGATCCGTGGAAGCGGGCGCAGACCCACCGCAGCCTGGCCGGTTTCCTGCTGGAGGAGTGCTACGAGGCGTACGACGCGATCAGCGCCGACGACACCGACGCGCTCCGCGAGGAACTGGGCGACGTGCTGCTCCAGGTGCTGCTGCACGCCCGGCTGGCGGAGAACCTGCCGGAGGGCAAGAGCTGGACCGTCGACGACGTCGCGGGCACCCTGGTCGACAAGATGGTGCGGCGCAACCCGCACGTGTTCTCCGGTGAGCCGGCCGGCTCGATCGAGGAGATCGAGGCGAACTGGGAACGGATCAAGCGGACCGAGAAGACCCGCGACTCGGTGCTGGACGGCATCGCGCTGAGCCAGCCCGCGCTCTCCCTGGCCGCGAAGATCCTGGACCGGGCCGGCCGGGTGGGCCTCGCCGTACCGCCGCCACTGGCCGAGTCGCAGGTGGATCCGGAGGCCCGGCTCGGCGCGAGCCTGCTGGCCACTGTCGCCGCCGCCCGGCAGGCCGGCATCGACCCGGAGGCCGCGCTGCGGCGGGCCACCTTGGCGTACGCCGAAGCGATCCGAGCCGCCGAACGCCCCACCCCCACCAACCCCGCCTAA
- a CDS encoding S66 family peptidase, with amino-acid sequence MTVPVYPAKPQPGDRVAVVSPSAGLPGLFPHVYELGLRRLRDELGLEPVEYPTTRVMGADPRDRARDLTAAFADPTITAVLATVGGDDLITVTPYLDDDVLRANPKPYFGYSDNTNVLNHLYRLGVVGYHGGSVLVHLGRSGKPHPLTLDSLRAALFTTGWYELSAASEWGDEPRDWRDPATLAEEPPMYPSEGWRWHGPARVVQGRTWGGNLEILHWLMAADRVPRAADLAGSVLVLETSEEMPTAQEVFRIVRNMGERGLLAAVPAIVVGRPKAWDFDRPHSVAERLAWAADQRAAILSALAPYAGDPVVVFDVDLGHTDPQVIIPYGGEIRVDAAERRIAVRY; translated from the coding sequence ATGACGGTGCCTGTCTATCCCGCCAAACCGCAGCCCGGCGACCGGGTCGCGGTCGTCTCACCCTCCGCCGGCCTGCCGGGTCTCTTCCCCCACGTGTACGAGCTGGGCCTGCGCCGGCTCCGCGACGAGCTGGGGCTGGAACCGGTGGAGTATCCGACCACTCGGGTCATGGGCGCCGACCCGCGCGACCGGGCGCGTGACCTGACCGCCGCGTTCGCCGACCCGACGATCACCGCCGTGCTGGCGACGGTCGGCGGGGACGACCTGATCACCGTCACCCCGTACCTGGACGACGACGTGTTGCGGGCCAACCCGAAGCCGTACTTCGGCTACTCGGACAACACCAACGTGCTCAACCACCTGTACCGGCTGGGCGTCGTCGGCTACCACGGCGGCTCCGTGCTCGTGCACCTCGGGCGCTCCGGGAAGCCGCACCCGCTCACGCTCGACTCGCTGCGCGCCGCGCTGTTCACCACCGGCTGGTACGAGCTGAGCGCCGCTTCCGAGTGGGGCGACGAGCCGCGCGACTGGCGCGACCCGGCCACGCTCGCCGAGGAGCCGCCGATGTACCCGTCCGAGGGCTGGCGCTGGCACGGCCCGGCCCGGGTGGTGCAGGGCCGGACGTGGGGCGGCAACCTGGAGATCCTGCACTGGCTGATGGCGGCCGACCGCGTTCCGCGCGCGGCCGACCTGGCCGGCTCGGTACTGGTGCTGGAGACGTCGGAGGAGATGCCCACCGCGCAGGAGGTCTTCCGGATCGTGCGCAACATGGGCGAGCGGGGTCTGCTCGCCGCCGTCCCGGCGATCGTGGTGGGCCGCCCCAAGGCGTGGGACTTCGACCGGCCGCACTCGGTCGCGGAGCGGCTGGCCTGGGCCGCCGACCAGCGGGCGGCGATCCTGTCGGCGCTCGCCCCCTACGCCGGCGACCCGGTGGTGGTCTTCGACGTCGACCTGGGCCACACCGACCCGCAGGTGATCATCCCGTACGGCGGCGAGATCCGCGTGGACGCGGCCGAGCGCCGCATCGCCGTGCGCTACTGA
- the ppc gene encoding phosphoenolpyruvate carboxylase, with protein sequence MTDQHDHDGPDAALRADIRRLGTLLGQTLARQEGRPLLDLVEEIRAQVRSDVPAAAQRLAGLDVTTGTKLARAFSTYFHLANITEQVHRARDLRRRRATHGGWLDQAAKMIAERGVPAEEIAAAARRLAVRPVFTAHPTEAARRSILSKLRAVADELDTETANAILYGASDEGPANRRLAELLDLMWQTDELRLDRPDPTDEARNAIYYLRDLYAEAAPQVLDDLADTLRTLGVETSPTSRPLSFGTWIGGDRDGNPFVTPVVTREVLRIQHEHGIAATEKAMDELITEVSVSRRLRAVSLDLSASLAKDLDALPEVAPRFRRVNAEEPYRLKARCVKAKLANTRERLRADTPHVPGRDYRGSSELIADLELLRASLARNSGQLTAVGRLASAIRTVSAFGLHLATMDIREHAEKHHEVLAQLYEAVGEVSDYPALSRLERTKLLADELTGRRPLSTQDSPLTESARKTFDVFAAIREAQDRFGPEVIESYIISMTLGVDDVLAAVVLAREAGLVDVHSGRARIGIVPLLETPAELNAGGELLDELLSLPAYRALVAARGDVQEVMLGYSDSNKEAGITTSQWSIHRAQRSLRDVAARHGVHLRLFHGRGGTVGRGGGPTHDAILAQPYGTLDGAIKVTEQGEVISDKYTLPALARENLELTVAAVLQATLLHTAPRQPAEMLERWDAAMDVVSESAFRSYRSLVEDPDLPAYFWASTPTELLGALNIGSRPAKRPNTGAGLSGLRAIPWVFGWTQTRQIVPGWFGVGSGLAAARAAGLADVLAEMNRNWHFFRTFLSNVEMMLTKTDLTIARRYVETLVPKKLHPIFDKIEQEYELTKQEVLAVTAAPALLDNSPVLQRTLAVRDTYLEPLHHLQVALLRQYRESGAAGRAVVTAPGGRRAPNDGTALERALLTTVNGIAAGMRNTG encoded by the coding sequence GTGACCGACCAGCACGACCACGACGGCCCCGACGCCGCTCTCCGGGCCGACATCCGCCGCCTCGGCACGCTGCTCGGGCAGACCCTCGCCCGGCAGGAGGGCCGCCCGCTGCTCGACCTGGTCGAGGAGATCCGCGCCCAGGTCCGCTCCGACGTACCGGCCGCGGCCCAGCGCCTCGCCGGGCTCGACGTCACCACCGGCACGAAGCTGGCCCGCGCCTTCTCCACCTACTTCCACCTGGCGAACATCACCGAGCAGGTGCACCGCGCCCGGGACCTGCGCCGCCGCCGGGCGACCCACGGCGGCTGGCTGGACCAGGCGGCCAAGATGATCGCCGAGCGCGGCGTACCGGCCGAGGAGATCGCCGCCGCGGCCCGTCGGCTGGCCGTACGACCGGTCTTCACCGCCCACCCCACCGAGGCGGCCCGCCGGTCCATCCTGTCCAAGCTGCGCGCCGTCGCCGACGAGCTGGACACCGAGACCGCGAACGCGATCCTGTACGGCGCCAGCGACGAGGGCCCGGCGAACCGCCGCCTGGCCGAACTGCTCGATCTCATGTGGCAGACCGACGAACTGCGGCTGGACCGGCCGGACCCGACCGACGAGGCGCGCAACGCGATCTACTACCTGCGCGACCTGTACGCCGAGGCCGCGCCCCAGGTCCTCGACGACCTCGCCGACACGCTGCGCACGCTCGGCGTGGAGACGTCGCCGACGTCCCGCCCGCTGAGCTTCGGCACCTGGATCGGCGGTGACCGCGACGGCAACCCGTTCGTCACGCCGGTGGTCACCCGCGAGGTGCTGCGCATCCAGCACGAGCACGGCATCGCCGCCACCGAGAAGGCGATGGACGAGCTGATCACCGAGGTCAGCGTGTCCCGGCGGCTGCGTGCGGTGTCGCTCGACCTGTCCGCCAGCCTCGCCAAGGACCTGGACGCGCTGCCCGAGGTGGCGCCCCGGTTCCGCCGGGTCAACGCGGAGGAGCCGTACCGGCTCAAGGCGCGGTGTGTGAAGGCGAAGCTCGCCAACACCCGGGAGCGGCTGCGTGCCGACACCCCGCACGTGCCGGGGCGGGACTACCGGGGCTCGTCCGAGCTGATCGCCGACCTGGAACTGCTGCGCGCGTCGCTGGCCCGCAACTCCGGCCAGCTCACCGCCGTCGGGCGGCTGGCCTCGGCCATCCGTACGGTGTCCGCGTTCGGCCTGCACCTGGCCACCATGGACATCCGGGAGCACGCGGAGAAGCACCACGAGGTGCTGGCCCAGCTCTACGAGGCGGTCGGCGAGGTCTCCGACTACCCGGCACTGTCCCGGCTGGAGCGCACCAAGCTGCTCGCCGACGAGCTGACCGGCCGGCGGCCGCTCTCCACCCAGGACAGCCCGCTCACCGAGTCGGCCCGCAAGACGTTCGACGTGTTCGCCGCGATCCGCGAGGCGCAGGACCGGTTCGGCCCCGAGGTCATCGAGTCGTACATCATCTCGATGACGCTCGGCGTCGACGACGTGCTGGCCGCCGTGGTGCTGGCCCGCGAGGCCGGCCTGGTGGACGTGCACTCCGGGCGGGCCCGCATCGGCATCGTGCCGCTGCTGGAGACCCCGGCCGAACTGAACGCCGGTGGCGAGCTGCTGGACGAGCTGCTGTCGCTGCCCGCGTACCGGGCGCTCGTGGCGGCCCGGGGCGACGTGCAGGAGGTGATGCTCGGCTACTCCGACTCCAACAAGGAGGCGGGCATCACCACCAGCCAGTGGTCCATCCACCGGGCGCAGCGCTCGCTGCGGGACGTGGCCGCGCGGCACGGCGTGCACCTGCGGTTGTTCCACGGCCGCGGCGGCACCGTCGGCCGTGGTGGCGGCCCCACCCACGACGCGATCCTGGCTCAGCCGTACGGCACGCTCGACGGCGCGATCAAGGTGACCGAGCAGGGCGAGGTCATCTCCGACAAGTACACGCTGCCGGCGCTGGCCCGGGAGAACCTCGAACTGACGGTGGCGGCGGTGCTCCAGGCCACGCTGCTGCACACCGCGCCCCGGCAGCCGGCCGAGATGCTGGAGCGCTGGGACGCGGCGATGGACGTGGTGTCCGAGTCCGCGTTCCGGTCGTACCGGTCGCTGGTCGAGGACCCGGACCTGCCCGCGTACTTCTGGGCCTCCACCCCGACCGAGCTGCTGGGCGCGCTGAACATCGGCTCCCGGCCGGCGAAGCGCCCGAACACCGGCGCCGGCCTGTCCGGCCTGCGCGCCATCCCGTGGGTGTTCGGCTGGACGCAGACCCGGCAGATCGTGCCGGGCTGGTTCGGCGTGGGTTCCGGTCTGGCCGCCGCGCGGGCGGCCGGGCTGGCCGACGTGCTCGCCGAGATGAACCGGAACTGGCACTTCTTCCGCACGTTCCTGTCGAACGTCGAGATGATGCTGACCAAGACCGACCTGACCATCGCCCGGCGGTACGTCGAGACGCTGGTGCCGAAGAAGCTGCACCCGATCTTCGACAAGATCGAGCAGGAGTACGAGCTGACC